A section of the Methanosarcina mazei S-6 genome encodes:
- the nikR gene encoding nickel-responsive transcriptional regulator NikR codes for METELMRIGVSLPDTLLSKFDEIIEKRGYSSRSEGIRDAIRSYISYYEWMGDIKGHRVGTVAVIYDHTKRGLSNALADIQHHYSHLIKSSVHIHLDHDNCFEVVVLDGDGEEIKELAEAIMSLKGVKFSKLTTVASNEKI; via the coding sequence ATGGAAACAGAACTTATGAGGATAGGAGTCTCCCTACCCGACACACTTCTTAGTAAATTTGATGAGATTATTGAAAAAAGAGGTTACTCTTCCCGTTCGGAAGGCATAAGGGACGCCATCAGGAGTTATATTTCTTATTACGAGTGGATGGGTGACATTAAAGGTCACCGTGTAGGTACTGTTGCCGTTATTTACGACCACACCAAGCGCGGGCTTTCCAATGCACTTGCAGATATACAGCACCACTACTCTCACCTGATTAAGTCTTCCGTACACATCCACCTTGACCACGATAATTGTTTTGAGGTTGTTGTTCTTGATGGTGATGGCGAGGAAATCAAAGAACTTGCCGAAGCCATTATGTCACTCAAAGGCGTAAAATTCTCAAAACTTACTACTGTAGCCTCAAATGAAAAGATTTAA
- a CDS encoding ArsR/SmtB family transcription factor yields MSEKKIIEVRDAYSLPEDVLEAVHTALNEDVEEIVSLFKVLADPTRLRILKALEVQSLCVCVLVEATDQKHSALSYHLKLLKEAGLVDSRRERSFQIYELTEFGNLLLRHIERHFEKN; encoded by the coding sequence ATGTCTGAGAAGAAGATAATCGAAGTCCGGGATGCTTATTCCCTTCCTGAAGATGTGCTGGAAGCTGTTCATACGGCTCTGAATGAGGATGTTGAAGAAATAGTAAGTTTATTCAAGGTCCTTGCAGACCCGACCCGCCTGAGGATACTTAAAGCTCTTGAAGTCCAGAGCCTTTGCGTCTGTGTCCTTGTTGAAGCTACAGACCAGAAGCATTCCGCACTTTCCTATCATCTGAAGCTTTTAAAGGAAGCAGGGCTGGTCGATTCAAGAAGAGAGCGCAGCTTCCAGATTTATGAGCTGACAGAATTCGGAAACCTGCTTTTGAGGCATATAGAAAGGCATTTTGAGAAAAACTAA
- a CDS encoding flippase-like domain-containing protein — translation MTSVSVVLPAYNEAARIENTVSITAETLSKITHSFEIIIAEDGSKDGTDRIASELSEKYPYVKHLHSDERQGRGKALNRAFKAASGEVLCYIDVDLATDMSYLEKLIRAISTDGYDFATGSRIMPESDAKRPFKREFASRGYNSMVRLFLHSKLYDHQCGFKAFRRGPLLELLDEIENQHWFWDTELLVRAQHRGYRVLEFPVYWRHGGSSKVNFAKDIVGMGSEVFRLWWELFFPGLFSGKGKIFLTAFLAILILALAATFLGASEVLENIKHVSPGTLALASFVYCASWPLRGMRFQQILNRLGNHYGIGFLTGSIFISQSANVILPARIGDLSRMYILKKSKDLAFTTSFSSLTVERVFDIIAITFIAILASSGVASRLELTPWMESLIKFSGVAVLLFFAALFILSYRESRNKKKGKEKVHKNISGEPLSKIKEFASTFIRQMSVVAVRPGAFLAVVASSLLIWGMDIFTCFLVLKAFPAAGVDMTSTFSISLVFLAVALGNIAKTFPITPGAIGTYEVALTAVFVLGGIKPELAFTVAVIDHIIKNSITLLGGGLALSELGFRWREVLSTNTDTLKGM, via the coding sequence ATAACCAGCGTTTCAGTAGTTCTGCCCGCTTACAACGAAGCAGCCAGAATAGAAAATACGGTCTCGATAACGGCAGAGACCCTTTCGAAAATAACTCATTCTTTTGAGATCATAATAGCAGAGGACGGGAGCAAGGACGGTACTGACCGAATAGCTTCAGAACTTTCGGAAAAGTACCCTTATGTAAAGCACCTGCATTCCGATGAACGGCAGGGGAGAGGAAAGGCTCTGAACAGGGCTTTTAAGGCAGCCTCAGGGGAGGTACTCTGCTATATTGATGTTGATCTTGCAACGGATATGAGTTACCTGGAAAAACTGATAAGGGCTATAAGTACTGATGGCTATGATTTTGCCACCGGTTCGCGAATAATGCCCGAAAGCGATGCAAAAAGGCCTTTCAAGCGCGAGTTTGCGAGCAGAGGATATAATTCCATGGTGAGGCTCTTTCTGCACTCAAAACTTTATGACCACCAGTGCGGTTTCAAGGCTTTCAGGAGAGGCCCTCTCTTGGAACTGCTCGATGAAATTGAGAACCAGCACTGGTTCTGGGACACTGAACTGCTTGTCAGGGCCCAGCACCGGGGCTACAGGGTCCTTGAGTTCCCTGTTTACTGGAGGCATGGAGGGTCAAGCAAGGTCAATTTCGCAAAGGATATCGTTGGAATGGGTTCGGAGGTCTTCCGCCTCTGGTGGGAACTGTTTTTTCCGGGCTTATTTTCAGGAAAGGGCAAAATATTCCTGACAGCCTTTCTTGCAATTCTGATTCTTGCACTTGCTGCAACCTTTCTGGGCGCATCCGAGGTTCTGGAAAATATAAAACATGTCTCACCCGGAACACTGGCTCTTGCATCTTTTGTTTATTGCGCTTCCTGGCCCCTGAGAGGGATGCGTTTCCAGCAGATCCTTAACAGGCTTGGAAACCATTATGGAATTGGATTTCTTACCGGGAGCATTTTCATCAGCCAGTCTGCAAACGTTATCCTTCCTGCAAGAATAGGAGACCTCAGCAGGATGTATATCCTGAAAAAAAGTAAAGACCTTGCCTTTACAACCAGCTTCTCCTCTCTGACCGTAGAAAGAGTCTTTGACATAATTGCAATTACCTTCATTGCCATACTTGCATCTTCAGGCGTGGCTTCCAGATTAGAGCTTACTCCCTGGATGGAGTCCCTGATTAAATTCTCAGGGGTTGCAGTCCTTCTTTTCTTCGCTGCTCTCTTTATATTATCTTATAGAGAGAGCCGTAATAAAAAGAAAGGAAAAGAAAAAGTTCATAAAAATATATCAGGCGAGCCTCTGAGTAAAATAAAAGAATTCGCTTCCACCTTTATCCGTCAGATGAGCGTTGTTGCAGTCAGGCCCGGGGCTTTTCTTGCAGTGGTCGCATCTTCCCTCCTTATATGGGGAATGGATATCTTTACCTGCTTTCTGGTTTTGAAAGCCTTTCCGGCGGCTGGAGTGGACATGACTTCAACTTTCAGCATATCCCTGGTTTTCCTTGCAGTAGCTCTCGGAAACATTGCGAAAACTTTTCCAATTACTCCCGGAGCCATAGGGACATATGAAGTTGCCCTTACTGCAGTATTCGTACTAGGGGGGATCAAGCCTGAACTCGCATTTACTGTCGCCGTGATTGACCACATAATAAAGAATTCAATCACACTTCTGGGAGGCGGGCTTGCCTTATCTGAACTGGGATTCAGATGGAGGGAAGTCCTTTCAACAAATACCGATACCCTGAAAGGAATGTGA